A genomic window from bacterium includes:
- a CDS encoding response regulator has protein sequence MGSTIDHPAVREGASKVRILVVDDEELIRYIAREHLETAGYIVEEASNGKEALAMASNGCGPFDVLLTDIRMPVMDGITLLSEAAKSCPGTAGIVMSANAELDTAVHALKMGACDYITKPINFDVLLITIEKALREKEKERQLDDYRMNLEKRVGEQAEIINFRFIDAMIQALEERDSFHCGHSKRVTRYSLAIAEELGLKGQELEDLRRAAVFHDLGKIGVRDAVLNKRGKLTDEEYGEIVLHPEKAVRILELIPPFIPLLPAILHHHERFDGRGYPARLSGDKIPFASRIMAIADTFDAMTSTRAYRKALPVSDAIAEIRRCSGTQFDPDIVPAFIACQPKIVMPGDVPLPEGFEGQPPYRPQTV, from the coding sequence ATGGGTTCTACAATCGACCACCCGGCAGTCAGGGAAGGCGCTTCAAAGGTCCGCATCCTCGTGGTGGATGACGAGGAATTAATTCGTTATATCGCAAGAGAACACCTCGAAACCGCTGGATATATCGTGGAAGAGGCATCCAACGGAAAGGAGGCGCTCGCCATGGCGTCGAACGGCTGCGGCCCGTTCGACGTCCTTCTCACCGACATCCGCATGCCCGTCATGGACGGGATCACGCTCCTCTCCGAGGCGGCGAAGAGCTGCCCCGGGACCGCGGGCATCGTGATGTCCGCCAATGCCGAGCTCGACACCGCCGTCCATGCGCTCAAGATGGGGGCGTGCGACTACATCACGAAACCCATCAACTTCGACGTCCTGCTGATCACCATCGAGAAAGCGCTGCGTGAGAAGGAAAAGGAGCGGCAGCTCGACGATTACCGGATGAACCTCGAAAAAAGGGTGGGGGAGCAGGCCGAGATCATCAACTTCCGATTTATCGACGCGATGATCCAGGCGCTCGAGGAGAGGGATTCCTTTCACTGCGGCCATTCCAAGCGGGTGACGCGATATTCTCTGGCCATCGCGGAGGAACTTGGGCTGAAGGGGCAGGAACTGGAGGACCTTCGCCGCGCGGCCGTTTTCCACGACCTCGGGAAGATCGGTGTCCGGGACGCGGTGCTGAACAAGCGGGGGAAGCTCACGGACGAGGAGTACGGGGAGATCGTCCTTCACCCCGAGAAAGCCGTCCGGATCCTCGAACTGATCCCCCCCTTCATTCCGCTGCTCCCCGCCATCCTGCACCACCACGAGCGGTTCGACGGAAGGGGGTACCCCGCGCGGCTGTCCGGGGACAAGATCCCGTTCGCCTCGCGCATCATGGCGATCGCCGACACCTTCGATGCGATGACCTCCACCCGCGCCTACCGGAAAGCGCTCCCCGTTTCCGACGCGATCGCCGAGATCCGGCGCTGCTCCGGGACCCAGTTCGACCCCGACATCGTGCCTGCGTTCATCGCCTGTCAGCCGAAGATCGTCATGCCCGGGGACGTGCCCCTCCCGGAGGGATTCGAGGGGCAACCCCCGTATCGGCCGCAGACCGTCTGA